Proteins encoded by one window of Sebaldella sp. S0638:
- a CDS encoding helix-turn-helix domain-containing protein, with the protein MDNTKRVNMVLDYIEQRLCDEVDEEAVSKIACCSFQQFLRVFSYIAGISMQDYIRRRKLTAAAMELRQNRENIINIAVRYGYDTHSGFSRAFKMHHNATPTEVIEGIKEPQLFERLFFLSPSSGENKAYRIEKGNLKTAKLINIEFKSFGPYKVIGRAIDTKLMSNDIAMTWGKFFADGSIQSLIELCKNKENLTDLPDGVAGVMYDFKEDGSIRYLIGIIFSAAAEVPDGFDSFELPAGIIAESQITGEEYEIYSQGHELTVSAVKNNGYTVDWKNFYQCEVYTDERFSNPKKDGETIVTLDYYIPVLDKA; encoded by the coding sequence GTGGATAATACAAAACGGGTAAATATGGTTCTTGATTATATTGAACAGAGGCTTTGTGACGAAGTAGACGAAGAAGCTGTTTCAAAAATAGCATGCTGCTCTTTTCAGCAGTTTTTACGTGTGTTTTCATATATTGCGGGAATATCAATGCAGGATTATATACGCAGGCGTAAACTGACAGCAGCAGCAATGGAACTTCGGCAAAACAGGGAAAATATTATAAATATAGCCGTGCGTTACGGATATGATACACATTCGGGATTTTCCCGCGCTTTTAAAATGCATCATAATGCTACTCCAACGGAAGTAATTGAGGGAATAAAAGAACCGCAGTTATTTGAACGTTTATTTTTTCTAAGTCCGTCTTCTGGAGAAAACAAAGCATACAGAATAGAAAAAGGAAACTTGAAAACGGCAAAACTTATAAATATTGAATTTAAATCATTTGGACCGTATAAGGTCATAGGTCGTGCTATTGATACAAAGCTTATGAGTAATGATATAGCCATGACATGGGGGAAGTTTTTTGCAGACGGCAGTATTCAATCTTTGATTGAATTGTGTAAAAATAAAGAAAATCTCACTGATCTGCCTGACGGTGTTGCCGGAGTTATGTATGATTTTAAGGAGGACGGCAGTATCAGGTATCTCATAGGGATAATATTTTCAGCGGCAGCGGAAGTTCCTGACGGATTTGACAGCTTTGAACTGCCGGCAGGAATAATTGCCGAATCGCAGATAACCGGTGAGGAATATGAAATATACTCACAGGGGCATGAACTTACCGTTAGTGCTGTAAAAAATAACGGTTATACTGTAGACTGGAAAAATTTTTATCAATGTGAAGTCTATACAGATGAACGTTTTTCCAATCCCAAAAAAGACGGGGAAACTATAGTAACCCTAGATTATTATATTCCTGTTCTGGATAAGGCTTAG